From Streptomyces durmitorensis, a single genomic window includes:
- a CDS encoding DUF885 domain-containing protein produces the protein MSDTKIPNASEGRSPLPRQVADAYVDELIALDPINGTFLGVKASHSRLPDTSPAGQDAVAELARTTLARLDDAERTPGADSDAERRCARLLRERLTAELAVHEADEGLRAVGNLHTVPHAVREIFTVTPMETDEDWAAIAERLRAVPAAYEGYRASLELGLERKLFAAPRPTATFIGQLGEWAGPGGSEGRGWFEEFAADGPDALRAELDDAARAATASVVALRDWMRDVYAPAIEGAADTVGRERYARWSRYFNGADLDLDEAYAYGWSEFHRLLAEMRTEAEKILPGAATPWVALAHLDEHGTHIEGVEEARVWLQELMDEAIEALDGTHFDLAARVRRVESRIAPPGGAAAPYYTGPSEDFSRPGRTWLPTMGETRFPVYDLVSTWYHEGVPGHHLQLAQWAHVAENLSRYQATIGLVSANAEGWALYAERLMDELGFLNDAERRLGYLDAQMMRALRVIVDIGMHLELEIPADAPFHPGERWTPDLAQEFYDAHCSRPTEYVESEMTRYLSIPGQAIGYKLGERAWLLGRERAQRRLGEAFDAKAWHMAALSQGSLGLDDLVDELSAL, from the coding sequence ATGTCAGACACGAAGATCCCGAACGCGAGCGAGGGCAGGAGCCCGCTGCCTCGCCAGGTCGCCGACGCCTACGTCGACGAACTCATCGCCCTCGACCCCATCAACGGCACGTTCCTCGGCGTCAAGGCCAGCCACAGCAGACTCCCGGACACCTCACCGGCGGGCCAGGACGCCGTCGCGGAGCTTGCGCGCACGACGCTCGCCCGGCTCGACGACGCGGAGCGTACGCCCGGAGCCGACAGTGACGCCGAGCGCCGGTGTGCGCGGCTGCTGCGCGAACGGCTCACCGCCGAACTCGCCGTGCACGAGGCCGACGAGGGGCTGCGCGCGGTCGGAAATCTGCACACGGTGCCGCACGCGGTGCGCGAGATCTTCACGGTGACGCCCATGGAGACGGACGAGGACTGGGCGGCGATCGCCGAGCGGCTGCGGGCCGTGCCGGCCGCGTACGAGGGCTATCGGGCCTCGCTCGAACTGGGCCTGGAGCGCAAGCTGTTCGCGGCTCCGCGCCCCACCGCCACCTTCATCGGGCAGCTCGGCGAGTGGGCGGGTCCCGGCGGCAGCGAGGGCCGCGGCTGGTTCGAGGAGTTCGCCGCGGACGGCCCCGACGCGCTGCGCGCCGAACTGGACGACGCGGCGCGGGCCGCCACCGCGTCGGTCGTGGCGCTGCGCGACTGGATGCGGGACGTGTACGCGCCCGCGATCGAGGGCGCTGCGGACACGGTGGGCCGCGAACGCTACGCCCGCTGGTCCCGCTACTTCAACGGCGCCGACCTGGACCTCGACGAGGCGTACGCGTACGGCTGGTCCGAATTCCACCGGCTCCTGGCCGAGATGCGCACCGAGGCCGAGAAGATCCTGCCCGGCGCGGCCACGCCGTGGGTGGCGCTCGCCCACCTCGACGAGCACGGCACGCACATCGAGGGCGTGGAGGAGGCACGGGTCTGGCTCCAGGAGCTGATGGACGAGGCGATCGAGGCGCTGGACGGCACGCACTTCGACCTCGCCGCGCGGGTGCGCAGGGTGGAGTCCCGCATCGCCCCTCCGGGCGGCGCGGCGGCCCCGTACTACACCGGCCCGTCGGAGGACTTCTCGCGCCCCGGGCGGACCTGGCTGCCGACGATGGGCGAGACGCGTTTCCCCGTCTACGACCTGGTCTCCACCTGGTACCACGAGGGCGTGCCCGGCCATCACCTCCAGCTCGCCCAGTGGGCGCACGTCGCGGAGAACCTCTCGCGCTACCAGGCGACGATCGGCCTCGTCAGCGCCAACGCGGAGGGCTGGGCGCTGTACGCGGAGCGGCTCATGGACGAGCTCGGCTTCCTTAACGACGCCGAGCGCAGGCTGGGCTATCTGGACGCCCAGATGATGCGGGCGCTGCGCGTCATCGTCGACATCGGCATGCACCTGGAGCTGGAGATCCCGGCGGACGCGCCCTTCCACCCGGGCGAGCGCTGGACCCCTGACCTCGCGCAGGAGTTCTACGACGCGCACTGCAGCCGCCCCACGGAGTACGTGGAGAGCGAGATGACCCGCTATCTCTCCATCCCCGGCCAGGCCATCGGCTACAAGCTGGGCGAACGGGCCTGGCTGCTCGGCCGCGAGAGGGCACAGCGGCGCCTGGGCGAGGCGTTCGACGCGAAGGCGTGGCACATGGCCGCGTTGTCGCAGGGGTCGCTGGGGCTCGATGACCTGGTGGACGAGTTGTCGGCGCTCTAG
- a CDS encoding AAA family ATPase translates to MRLHRLRITAFGPFGTTQDIDFDELSAAGLFLLHGPTGAGKTSVLDAVCYGLYGSVPGPRQGSGQGVTLRSDHAQPAVRTEVCLELTVAGRRLEVTRQPPWERPKKRGTGTTMEKAQSWLREYDAADDGGAWKDLSRSHQEIGEEITQLLGMSKEQFCQVVLLPQGDFARFLRADAEARGKLLGRLFDTRRFAAVEQRLAEQRRDAEGAVREGDRELLADAHRMQQAAGGTLEAPENAESPLPELSPGDPGLAESVLAWAAVARADARERRTIAGCALTAAESVQAAAGRRLDDVRELDRLQRRFDQAQERAARLEERAEEHRERQTRMDRARKAETVAPTLGLRRAAEEEHRRATAEEARARSHLPATFADSGASGLAAAARKAAEELGGLDSARRAERRLAELATERASLEREERADGELLREAADWLEGWDANRTALQERIDSAQEAATCAEHLAGQLEPAQGRLDAARRRDRLAQEATAAHERALAAREHATTAHEHWLTLKEQRLTGIAAELAAGLSDGAPCAVCGATEHPAPAPKTAGHVDHATEESALAAYRQAEERRTEQERHLGEVRESLAAAGAAALGSSGGDAATEADAATEDSDGGRSAARALPEGPSVEQLAAFVEKVRGEHAEARGRASGLHAAREALAQAEREHDRRVAVQQEAAVRAASRAALRDTLDREQAALDVELTRARGASGSVAARASQLERQTALLSEAAEAARVADDTAQRLKDADARLADAAFRAGFDTPRAAAEALLDDARHRELQHRIDAWQNEEAAVRSLLAEPDAAAAAQQPPADLRAAQEAAEQADGLARAAASALDAATRRCTELDRLSERSAAGARRLAPLRAEYDRVARLAGLAAGTSADNERKMRLESYVLAARLEQVAAAATARLRRMSSGRYTLVHSDDRTGRGRSGLGLHVVDAWTGRERDTSTLSGGETFFASLALALGLADVVTDEAGGVRLDTLFIDEGFGSLDDQTLDEVLDVLDSLRERDRSVGIVSHVADLRRRVHAQLEVEKGRAGSVVRQRGGV, encoded by the coding sequence ATGAGGCTGCACCGGCTCCGGATCACCGCGTTCGGCCCCTTCGGCACCACCCAGGACATCGACTTCGACGAGCTCTCCGCCGCCGGGCTCTTCCTGCTGCACGGTCCGACCGGCGCCGGGAAGACCTCGGTCCTGGACGCCGTCTGCTACGGCCTGTACGGCTCGGTGCCGGGACCCCGGCAGGGCAGCGGCCAGGGCGTGACCCTGCGCAGCGACCACGCGCAGCCCGCCGTGCGGACGGAGGTGTGCCTCGAACTCACCGTGGCGGGGCGCCGGTTGGAGGTCACCCGGCAGCCGCCGTGGGAGCGCCCGAAGAAGCGCGGCACCGGCACCACCATGGAGAAGGCGCAGAGCTGGCTCCGGGAGTACGACGCGGCCGACGACGGCGGCGCGTGGAAGGACCTCAGCCGCTCCCACCAGGAGATCGGCGAGGAGATCACCCAGCTGCTCGGCATGAGCAAGGAGCAGTTCTGCCAGGTGGTGCTGTTGCCCCAGGGCGACTTCGCGCGCTTCCTGCGGGCCGACGCCGAGGCCCGCGGCAAACTGCTCGGGCGGCTCTTCGACACGCGCAGGTTCGCCGCGGTCGAGCAGCGACTCGCCGAGCAGCGGCGCGATGCCGAGGGCGCGGTGCGGGAAGGCGACAGGGAGCTCCTCGCCGACGCGCACCGGATGCAGCAGGCCGCAGGGGGCACCCTTGAGGCCCCTGAGAACGCCGAGTCGCCGCTGCCGGAGCTTTCGCCCGGCGATCCCGGGCTCGCCGAGTCCGTCCTCGCCTGGGCCGCCGTAGCCCGCGCCGACGCCCGCGAACGGCGCACGATCGCCGGGTGCGCTCTCACGGCCGCGGAATCCGTGCAGGCCGCCGCGGGGCGCCGACTGGACGACGTACGCGAGCTCGACCGGCTGCAAAGGCGGTTCGACCAGGCGCAGGAGCGTGCCGCGCGCCTTGAGGAGCGCGCGGAGGAACACCGGGAGAGGCAGACCCGGATGGACCGGGCGCGCAAGGCCGAGACGGTCGCCCCCACGCTTGGGCTTCGCCGGGCCGCCGAGGAGGAGCACCGCCGCGCGACCGCCGAAGAGGCACGCGCGCGCAGCCACCTGCCCGCCACGTTCGCCGACTCCGGCGCGTCGGGGCTCGCCGCCGCCGCGCGCAAGGCAGCCGAAGAGCTCGGCGGCCTCGATTCCGCCCGGCGCGCCGAGCGGCGCCTCGCCGAACTCGCCACGGAGCGTGCCTCCTTGGAGCGCGAGGAGCGCGCCGACGGCGAGCTGCTGCGCGAGGCGGCGGACTGGCTGGAGGGCTGGGACGCGAACCGGACCGCACTCCAGGAGCGCATCGATTCCGCCCAGGAAGCGGCCACGTGCGCGGAGCACCTCGCGGGACAACTGGAGCCCGCTCAGGGCCGGTTGGACGCGGCCCGCCGTCGCGACCGACTCGCCCAGGAGGCGACCGCCGCCCACGAACGCGCCCTCGCGGCCCGCGAGCACGCCACCACGGCCCACGAACACTGGCTGACCCTGAAGGAACAGCGCCTCACCGGCATCGCGGCGGAACTGGCCGCGGGCCTCAGCGACGGCGCCCCCTGCGCGGTCTGCGGAGCCACCGAACACCCCGCGCCCGCACCGAAGACCGCAGGTCATGTCGACCACGCCACGGAGGAGTCGGCGCTCGCCGCGTACCGGCAGGCGGAGGAGCGGCGCACGGAGCAGGAGCGGCACCTCGGCGAGGTGCGCGAGTCGCTGGCGGCGGCCGGGGCGGCGGCGCTCGGATCGTCCGGCGGGGACGCCGCCACCGAGGCGGACGCCGCCACCGAGGACTCGGACGGCGGTCGATCGGCGGCCAGGGCGCTCCCGGAAGGCCCCTCGGTCGAGCAACTCGCCGCATTTGTCGAGAAGGTGCGAGGGGAACACGCCGAGGCGCGGGGCCGCGCGTCGGGCCTGCATGCCGCCAGGGAGGCCCTCGCCCAGGCCGAGCGCGAGCACGACCGCAGGGTCGCCGTGCAGCAGGAGGCCGCCGTGCGGGCCGCGTCGCGCGCCGCTCTTCGGGACACCCTCGACCGCGAACAGGCGGCCCTGGACGTCGAGTTGACTCGCGCACGGGGCGCAAGCGGCAGTGTCGCCGCCCGCGCCTCCCAGCTGGAGCGGCAGACCGCGCTCCTGAGCGAGGCGGCGGAAGCCGCACGTGTCGCCGACGACACCGCCCAGCGGCTCAAGGACGCCGACGCGCGACTCGCCGACGCCGCCTTCCGCGCCGGGTTCGACACGCCGAGGGCCGCGGCCGAAGCCCTGCTCGACGACGCGCGCCACCGCGAGCTCCAGCACCGTATCGACGCGTGGCAGAACGAAGAGGCGGCGGTGCGTTCGCTCCTCGCCGAGCCGGACGCGGCCGCCGCGGCCCAGCAGCCGCCCGCCGACCTGCGAGCCGCCCAGGAAGCCGCCGAGCAGGCCGACGGGCTGGCCCGGGCCGCCGCCTCCGCGCTCGACGCGGCCACGCGGCGCTGCACCGAACTCGACCGGCTCTCCGAGCGGTCGGCCGCCGGGGCCCGGCGGCTCGCGCCGCTGCGCGCCGAGTACGACCGCGTGGCGCGCCTCGCGGGCCTGGCCGCGGGCACGTCGGCGGACAACGAACGCAAGATGCGCCTGGAGTCCTACGTCCTGGCCGCCCGGCTCGAACAGGTCGCCGCCGCGGCGACCGCACGCCTTCGGCGCATGTCGTCGGGCCGCTACACCCTCGTCCACTCCGACGACCGCACGGGGCGCGGCCGTTCGGGCCTCGGCCTGCACGTGGTCGACGCGTGGACGGGCCGCGAACGCGACACGTCCACGCTCTCCGGCGGCGAGACCTTCTTCGCCTCGCTCGCCCTCGCCCTCGGCCTCGCGGACGTCGTCACCGACGAGGCGGGCGGCGTACGCCTCGACACGCTCTTCATCGACGAGGGCTTCGGCAGCCTCGACGACCAGACGCTCGACGAAGTCCTCGACGTACTGGACTCCCTGCGCGAGCGGGACCGCAGCGTCGGCATCGTGAGCCACGTGGCGGACCTGCGGCGCCGCGTCCACGCGCAGCTGGAGGTCGAGAAGGGGCGCGCGGGGTCTGTCGTACGGCAGCGCGGCGGGGTGTGA
- a CDS encoding streptophobe family protein produces the protein MSHQTPPERAGAQRAQQSRRAPHGWPHALVTVLAALVAMAVVAALGLWAAGAADLPDGAFPSVVAAVVVMAVGGSVGLSGDAGAIAETNAGLSVLPLSVTLAGALVVGAGFLRPLRHRAVADAKELVGWAARFAVLWILLLIGLGLLARHRFTISLGEGDAADVGDLLGAGSPKVGFETDVPLTLVFGLLWLVGVLAVALLVSRGAPLPGRLVRFQESVRPAAYAMVVLLLAYVALGLVIGLVVAATKGHAAETLAVLLLGLPNLVWLAFTLGLGASWEGRVDGPFGLPMPRVLDDVLRTPDDSTLSLRTLSEYDGRVWWLLVVAAVMVLGAAFLMAARSPARMRAWQHAVHMAVALALTVLAVCLLARLSAHYGLSLLGIGDLGGGLSGLVKLDPRLGTALILAVAWGLVTGFIGGLLARRVHRRGDVADDGPSQPERP, from the coding sequence GTGAGCCACCAGACACCGCCTGAGCGGGCAGGAGCGCAACGCGCCCAGCAGAGCCGGCGGGCCCCCCACGGCTGGCCCCACGCCTTGGTCACCGTGCTCGCCGCGCTGGTGGCCATGGCCGTCGTCGCCGCGCTCGGCCTGTGGGCCGCCGGGGCGGCGGACCTGCCGGACGGCGCGTTCCCCAGCGTCGTCGCGGCCGTCGTGGTGATGGCGGTCGGCGGCTCCGTCGGACTCTCCGGCGACGCCGGGGCCATCGCCGAGACGAACGCGGGGCTCTCCGTGCTCCCCCTCTCGGTCACCCTCGCCGGAGCTCTGGTGGTCGGTGCCGGATTCCTCAGGCCGCTGCGGCACCGGGCCGTCGCCGACGCGAAGGAACTCGTCGGCTGGGCCGCCCGGTTCGCGGTGCTCTGGATCCTGCTCCTCATCGGCCTTGGCCTGCTGGCCCGCCACCGGTTCACGATCTCGCTCGGGGAGGGGGACGCGGCCGACGTCGGTGACCTGCTGGGCGCGGGATCGCCCAAGGTCGGCTTCGAGACCGATGTGCCGCTGACCCTCGTGTTCGGGCTGCTGTGGCTGGTGGGCGTCCTCGCCGTGGCGCTGCTGGTCTCGCGCGGGGCCCCGCTCCCCGGCCGCCTGGTGCGGTTCCAGGAGTCGGTGCGTCCGGCTGCCTACGCCATGGTGGTCCTGCTGCTCGCGTACGTCGCCCTGGGGCTGGTCATCGGCCTGGTCGTGGCGGCGACCAAGGGGCATGCCGCCGAGACGCTCGCGGTGCTGCTGCTGGGGCTGCCCAATCTCGTCTGGCTCGCGTTCACCCTGGGGCTCGGCGCGTCCTGGGAAGGCCGCGTGGACGGGCCGTTCGGACTGCCCATGCCGCGTGTCCTGGACGACGTCCTGCGTACTCCGGACGACTCCACGCTCAGTCTGCGGACGCTCTCCGAGTACGACGGCCGGGTGTGGTGGCTCCTTGTCGTCGCGGCGGTCATGGTCCTGGGCGCCGCGTTCCTCATGGCCGCGCGCTCGCCCGCCCGGATGCGGGCCTGGCAGCACGCCGTGCACATGGCGGTGGCGCTGGCCCTCACCGTGCTCGCCGTGTGTCTGCTCGCCCGCCTCTCCGCCCACTACGGCCTGTCGCTCCTGGGCATCGGGGATCTCGGCGGCGGCCTGTCCGGCCTGGTGAAGCTGGATCCGCGGCTGGGTACCGCGCTGATCCTCGCCGTGGCCTGGGGCCTGGTCACCGGGTTCATCGGCGGCCTGCTCGCGCGGCGGGTCCACCGGCGCGGCGACGTGGCGGACGACGGGCCGTCACAGCCCGAGAGACCTTAG
- a CDS encoding exonuclease SbcCD subunit D, with amino-acid sequence MRILHTSDWHLGRSFHRVNMLGAQAEFIGHLVATAREREVDAVVVSGDVYDRAVPPLAAVELFDHALHRLADLGVPTVMISGNHDSARRLGVGAGLIGRAGIHLRTAPAACADPVVLADAHGDVAFYGLPYLEPALVKDEFGVKRAGHEAVLGAAMDRVRADLTARAKGTRSVVLAHAFVTGGEASDSERDITIGGVAAVPSGVFDGVDYVALGHLHGSQALSERVRYSGSPLPYSFSESTHRKSMWLVDLGATGEVEAERIDCPVPRPLARIRGDIETLLADPDLARHEEAWVEATLTDPVRPDDPMARLCERFPHTLSLVFDPERTPEDPDVSYAQRLKGRSDQQIAEDFVTHVRGAGPDVPEQAVLRAAFDTVRTDDTVREVAR; translated from the coding sequence TTGAGAATTCTGCACACGTCCGACTGGCATCTGGGCCGGTCGTTCCACCGCGTGAACATGCTCGGCGCCCAGGCCGAGTTCATCGGCCACCTCGTCGCCACGGCGCGTGAGCGCGAGGTGGACGCCGTCGTCGTGTCCGGCGACGTGTACGACAGGGCGGTGCCCCCGCTCGCCGCCGTCGAGCTCTTCGACCACGCGCTGCACCGGCTCGCGGACCTCGGCGTCCCGACGGTGATGATCTCCGGCAACCACGACTCGGCGCGCCGCCTCGGTGTCGGTGCCGGACTCATCGGCCGCGCGGGCATCCACCTGCGCACCGCGCCCGCCGCCTGCGCGGACCCGGTGGTCCTGGCCGACGCCCACGGGGACGTGGCGTTCTACGGCCTGCCCTACCTCGAACCGGCGCTGGTCAAGGACGAGTTCGGGGTGAAGCGGGCGGGCCACGAGGCGGTGCTCGGCGCCGCCATGGACCGGGTGCGCGCCGACCTGACCGCCCGGGCGAAGGGCACTCGTTCCGTCGTCCTCGCCCACGCCTTCGTCACCGGCGGCGAGGCAAGCGACAGCGAGCGGGACATCACGATCGGCGGGGTGGCCGCCGTGCCCTCCGGCGTCTTCGACGGCGTCGACTACGTGGCCCTCGGCCACCTGCACGGCAGCCAGGCCCTCAGCGAGCGCGTCCGCTACTCGGGCTCCCCGCTGCCGTACTCGTTCTCCGAGTCCACGCACCGCAAGAGCATGTGGCTCGTCGACCTCGGCGCGACGGGAGAGGTCGAGGCCGAGCGGATCGACTGCCCGGTGCCGCGCCCGCTCGCCCGCATCCGGGGCGACATCGAGACGCTGCTCGCCGATCCGGACCTCGCCCGCCACGAGGAGGCCTGGGTCGAGGCGACGCTCACCGACCCGGTGCGCCCCGACGACCCGATGGCCCGCCTCTGCGAGCGCTTCCCGCACACCCTCAGCCTCGTCTTCGACCCGGAACGCACCCCCGAGGACCCGGACGTCTCGTACGCCCAGCGTCTGAAGGGCCGCAGCGACCAGCAGATCGCGGAGGACTTCGTGACCCATGTGCGGGGCGCGGGACCCGACGTGCCCGAACAGGCGGTGCTGCGGGCGGCGTTCGACACCGTGCGCACCGACGACACGGTGCGCGAGGTGGCCCGATGA
- a CDS encoding Lrp/AsnC family transcriptional regulator yields the protein MTGYSTDATDWRILDVLQREGRASYAELARAVSMSASAVTERVRRLEEAGVIQGYAAVVDPERLGLPILAFVRLRYPNGHYKPFHDLVETTPEVLEAHHVTGDDCFVIKVAARSMSHLEEVAGKIGALGSVTTSIVYSSPLPRRPLGR from the coding sequence ATGACCGGTTATTCCACGGACGCCACCGACTGGCGCATCCTCGATGTCCTCCAGCGTGAGGGCCGCGCCAGCTACGCCGAGCTGGCGCGTGCCGTCTCCATGTCCGCAAGCGCCGTCACCGAACGGGTCCGCCGCCTTGAGGAGGCGGGCGTGATCCAGGGGTACGCGGCCGTGGTCGATCCGGAGCGGCTCGGCCTGCCCATCCTGGCGTTCGTGCGGCTGCGGTACCCGAACGGCCATTACAAGCCGTTCCACGACCTGGTCGAGACGACCCCCGAGGTCCTTGAGGCGCACCACGTCACCGGCGACGACTGTTTCGTGATCAAGGTCGCGGCACGCTCGATGAGCCACCTGGAGGAGGTCGCGGGGAAGATCGGCGCGCTGGGGTCCGTGACCACCAGCATCGTCTACTCCTCGCCCCTGCCGAGGCGCCCGCTGGGCCGCTGA
- a CDS encoding DUF6777 domain-containing protein, translated as MSVEPPSSGRPTGPPSGPLSGPSQPGETQTGSTPPPSGDRPSPPPGGPPSGPPGDTPGGPPGGASPEEGPGGGPEPDRPWWRSAPRVAAISLVIVAAVVLTVVLTRPDSSDGTKDAGGEVILQPAAKSGPDPFTESTARDDATPASPSALPSSSASANVTRGVDGSAPGLYGGTRKVGSCDVEQQVTALKKDPAKNKAFASVLDIDAAAVPAYLRALTPVQLRMDTRVTNHGYRDGAPTSYQAVLQAGTAVLVDDRGVPRVRCACGNPLLPPVAQKTPKRTGDAWPGYQSSNVVVVAPAVQVVNVFVMYDPKSGDWFERDKGDTGAGDTKTEPPVTEPSPSASTSSSSSPPPSSGEPSSPPASSVPQTPSSQQEQPPTSQSAQPPSSPVAD; from the coding sequence GTGAGCGTCGAACCGCCGTCGTCAGGACGCCCCACAGGACCCCCGTCAGGCCCGCTCTCGGGCCCTTCGCAGCCGGGGGAGACCCAGACAGGTTCGACGCCACCGCCCAGCGGGGACCGGCCGTCGCCGCCCCCGGGCGGTCCGCCGAGCGGCCCTCCGGGTGACACTCCGGGCGGCCCTCCCGGCGGCGCGAGCCCGGAGGAGGGTCCCGGCGGGGGCCCGGAGCCGGACCGCCCCTGGTGGAGGTCGGCGCCGCGCGTGGCGGCGATCTCCCTCGTGATCGTGGCCGCGGTCGTGCTGACCGTCGTACTCACGCGGCCCGACAGCTCGGACGGCACCAAGGACGCCGGCGGCGAGGTCATCCTCCAGCCCGCGGCGAAGTCGGGCCCCGACCCCTTCACCGAGTCGACGGCACGGGACGACGCCACGCCCGCGTCACCGAGCGCGCTGCCGAGCTCATCGGCATCGGCCAATGTGACGCGCGGCGTCGACGGCTCCGCCCCCGGCCTCTACGGCGGGACGCGGAAGGTCGGAAGCTGCGACGTGGAGCAGCAGGTCACCGCCCTCAAGAAGGACCCGGCGAAGAACAAGGCGTTCGCGTCGGTCCTCGACATCGACGCGGCAGCCGTCCCCGCCTACCTGCGGGCGCTCACGCCCGTGCAACTGCGCATGGACACGCGCGTCACCAACCACGGCTACCGCGACGGCGCCCCCACCTCCTACCAGGCCGTCCTCCAGGCGGGCACCGCCGTGCTCGTCGACGACCGTGGTGTGCCGCGCGTGCGCTGCGCCTGCGGAAACCCGCTGCTGCCGCCCGTCGCGCAGAAGACCCCGAAGCGGACGGGCGACGCGTGGCCCGGATACCAGTCGTCGAACGTCGTGGTCGTGGCGCCCGCCGTCCAGGTCGTGAACGTGTTCGTCATGTACGACCCGAAGAGCGGCGACTGGTTCGAACGTGACAAGGGCGACACGGGCGCCGGCGACACGAAGACCGAACCGCCGGTGACGGAGCCGTCTCCGTCGGCCTCCACGTCCTCCTCCTCGTCCCCGCCCCCGTCATCCGGCGAGCCCTCCTCGCCGCCTGCCTCGTCCGTGCCGCAGACACCCTCCTCGCAACAGGAGCAGCCGCCCACCTCGCAGTCCGCGCAACCGCCGTCGTCACCGGTGGCAGATTGA
- a CDS encoding rhodanese-like domain-containing protein — protein sequence MSTTTKTQHAPNSVLRVAPASPAAAAAYFGASLAFHADVSDVASALAADGDPGFVVVDSRSTESWDQGHIPGAVHLPTALIPEQAEQLLDKAVPVVTYCWGPGCNGATRAALALAQLGFQVKEMLGGFEYWAREGFAFETWEGDERRTPDPLTAPLDADDCGC from the coding sequence ATGAGCACAACGACGAAGACACAGCACGCCCCGAACTCCGTCCTGCGGGTCGCCCCCGCCTCCCCGGCTGCCGCCGCCGCGTACTTCGGCGCGAGCCTCGCCTTCCACGCCGACGTGTCCGACGTCGCCTCGGCGCTCGCCGCCGACGGCGACCCCGGCTTCGTCGTGGTCGACTCCCGCTCGACCGAGTCCTGGGACCAGGGGCACATCCCGGGCGCCGTCCACCTGCCCACCGCGCTCATCCCGGAGCAGGCCGAGCAACTCCTCGACAAGGCCGTCCCCGTCGTCACGTACTGCTGGGGCCCCGGCTGCAACGGAGCCACCCGCGCCGCCCTCGCCCTGGCCCAACTGGGCTTCCAGGTCAAGGAGATGCTGGGCGGCTTCGAGTACTGGGCCCGCGAGGGCTTCGCCTTCGAGACCTGGGAGGGCGACGAGCGCCGCACGCCCGACCCCCTGACGGCCCCGCTGGACGCGGACGACTGCGGCTGCTGA
- a CDS encoding serine/threonine-protein kinase, whose amino-acid sequence MGTAPRDDVSASASPPSGRPSDLVGRQIAGYRVEREIGRGGMAVVYRAKDLRLGRTVALKLLAPELARNDTFRQRFTHESRVAAAIEHPHIVPVFEAGETDGLLYIAMRYVPGLDLRHLLDESGPLPVGAALRIAAQVASALDAAHDHGLVHRDVKPGNILVAKGTDSDHPEHVYLTDFGLTKKSLSLTGFTTVGQFVGTLDYVAPEQISGRPVDGRCDVYSLACVVHETMSGGPPFQRDDDMALLWAHQYDQPPRLTEKRPEVPAALDGVLAKALAKSPDDRYGSCLEFAAALRAAVTGSAEGHPPTQVDVHVVGARQDPGAPPEPPDWARPVFRRLPG is encoded by the coding sequence ATGGGGACCGCACCGCGCGACGACGTGTCGGCGAGCGCGAGTCCCCCCTCCGGGCGGCCCTCCGACCTGGTCGGGAGGCAGATCGCGGGCTACCGCGTCGAGCGTGAGATCGGGCGCGGCGGCATGGCCGTCGTCTATCGCGCCAAGGATCTGCGGCTCGGCCGGACCGTCGCCCTCAAGCTGCTCGCCCCCGAGCTCGCACGCAACGACACGTTCCGGCAGCGCTTCACGCACGAGTCGCGCGTGGCCGCCGCGATCGAGCACCCGCACATCGTGCCGGTCTTCGAGGCGGGCGAGACGGACGGTCTGCTCTACATCGCCATGCGGTACGTTCCCGGGCTCGACCTGCGCCACCTGCTCGACGAATCGGGCCCGCTCCCCGTCGGAGCCGCCCTCCGCATCGCCGCGCAGGTCGCGTCCGCGCTCGACGCGGCCCACGACCACGGCCTGGTCCACCGCGACGTCAAGCCCGGCAACATCCTCGTGGCCAAGGGCACGGACAGCGACCACCCTGAGCACGTCTACCTCACGGACTTCGGCCTGACGAAGAAGTCCCTTTCGCTGACCGGTTTCACCACCGTCGGGCAGTTCGTCGGCACCCTCGACTACGTGGCGCCGGAGCAGATCTCGGGCCGTCCCGTGGACGGCAGATGCGACGTCTACAGCCTGGCCTGCGTCGTCCACGAGACCATGTCCGGCGGCCCGCCCTTCCAGCGCGACGACGACATGGCCCTGCTCTGGGCCCACCAGTACGACCAGCCGCCCCGCCTGACCGAGAAGCGCCCCGAGGTCCCCGCGGCGCTCGACGGCGTCCTCGCGAAGGCCCTGGCCAAGAGCCCGGACGACCGGTACGGCTCCTGCCTGGAGTTCGCGGCCGCACTGCGGGCAGCGGTCACCGGAAGCGCGGAGGGGCACCCCCCGACACAGGTGGACGTCCACGTCGTGGGCGCCCGGCAGGACCCGGGAGCGCCCCCGGAGCCGCCGGACTGGGCACGGCCCGTCTTCCGGCGGCTGCCCGGCTAA